The nucleotide window GACGATTAATTCTAGGGCCTTAGAGAATCTATAGTCGGGAGCCTCAAACTCCCCTCACACGCACGGGCGGACGGCCTGATCACTGACTAGTAAGAAAGATGACCCAGACGGACGCCTCAAACCTGCCTCAAATGCCTGGGCTGATCGGCACCCATCGTATGTAGCCCAAATATGGGCCGAATATGGGGTGACCCAGGCATGACCCGGTGCGTCTGCTACGTCAGAGTCGGCCCATGATGGCCCACCCCAACCCCACATATATTCATCTCCATCTGCTCCCCGGACCAAACCTAGCCACTCCACTTCACTTCACTATGCCCCAAGCTCATGTCCGGCGATATCCAGCCTTCTCCCGACATGGCAGGCAGCAGATCTGACTCCGGGCACCCTGAATCCGTCGACTGGGGTGCCGTCCCTTGTGGGTTGGAGGAGGTAATGGTTGCCCGCATTGCCCTCCTTCGCCCCCAGGAGGACTGCACCCGGTCGACTACAGGATCTATTTTGGCATGACTCCATTGGGTCGGTGCAGCAGACGCTCGGATCCTGTGGGCTACATCATCACGGTCCCTTATCTTCCCCATCTACGGGGGACCGAAGTAAGAAAGCTACCGGTACTGGTGTGCCTGTCGTGGGAAGAGGGTGGGGGCAGTTGAGGCCTGCCTCGCTACCAACATGGTGGCCGCGACGCGCGCTACCGTGGAGGATGAAGCCATCTGCACCCGCATCATAAAGAAGAGGCAGCGGAAGAACACATGTGCCCTTGCCCGAGAGCAGAATCGGGAGGTCCATGCCATGGTGGGACTGCCCCCAAaagaggagaaggaggaaaaCGACGGGTCGAATAGCTCTGGTGATGAGCAGATCCGTCTTGATCCATATGGCGTTTTTGGCCGCTATTTGCGCGAGAAGTACGACAAAGGTAAGGGCAGCCGTGGATAATCTTCTCCATAGCTAGTATGTAGGGCGAACATGTCAAATTTTAGTTGTCCAATGGCATGTCCTGATGTAGTAGCTGGACGATGTGTGTTGCATCGTTTACATAACGTTTCATGTCTTTGTATAGATTAGAGGTGTGCTAATTGAGGTGTCCGGTTGTGTGGAAGAAAATTTAAGTGTGTCCGGTCAGTACACATGGACTCATCCGCGGGCGTTTAGTGATCCAAATTAGCAAGTTTCCGCTGTAAATACTTTTACAACAACGTGCATAAAGACATCCTGGTTGTTATCGACAAGATCGGGCCGGCTTCAACTGGGGAACGATGACAGTACCTTGTTAGAGGCTCGTTCTGGTTGCAGTTTGGTCGTTCAGTAATCCAGAAACCTCTATGTAATTTTTATTACATTGAAGATGTTTTCTAGTTTTGGTGCTTTTCTAGTTTTGGCAGCGTCACGCTCTAGCGCCGCCAGCTTCTCCTCCAGCTTCATCTTGTAGTCGACAGAGAAAGCCACGCAGTTCGCTGCCTGCATGGTGTCACCGTCGACCCACAAGCAACAAATCACgcaaagataacagcggaagacaaTGTTGTCGGCACTTAGCATGGAGCGATTTGCTGTGTATATACCTGGAGCAATGCTGAGTGGGTGTACGCGAAGACATCGGATGGTTTAGCTTCGGTCAACTCGCGCTTCTGTGATGGTGTGAGAACGCTCTCCAGCAACTTCCGCGGGGCCGTCCAGTCAGTCGCGCCGGCAGCGCCTTCCTCACCACTAGCGTAGGGCTCGGGCACCGGAAAGTACCGTGGGGTGGGGCCAAAGCCCGGCGGGGAACACCGGCAGGACGCCGAGCCGATACGGTCATCAAGAGGCAGGCTGCTCAGCTCAGAACGGCGAGGTCCCTCTTTCGACGTTGCCTCCTCTTGCTTTATCTTCTTCCCGGACAACGCCGGCGGCCTGTCACTGTCCGGCTCTGTTTTCACCTTCTCCGCCCGCAAGCTCTTAGTCATGTCGCGGATGGCTGGTTGGGTCCCTAGCACACAACCCAGCAGTGTAATGTAATTATGTAAATCATCTCACTGAACGCATGTACTTCTGGACAGAGTGGAGAGTCGGAAGCACGTTTTTACCTTTGTCACCACTAGAACGATGAGACTGCTGGGGCGGCGGTGGCACTGGTGATGCACCGGTGAGGCTGGAGAAGAAGGCTGCGCCAAGATTGACCTTCTCGGAGAGGTACGTCCCGAGATCGATCGGGAGGACGCGGTCGCCTAGCAGCTTTAGGGCCGATGCCTCATCTTCGGTTGTCAGCACCGGATTAGTAGTGGAGCTCGTGGACGCCGTCTCGCGCCAATGCACGGGGCACGGCCATTGATCCGGCGACGTCAAGAAGAAGAAACCCTCCTTCCACCCTTCGTCAGAGTTGGATGAGGTCAGGCCGGTGAAGATCGACATGGCGACGTCCTTGGACTGGAAACAGTACCAACCTCTGAGGAGGTCGAACATGACCAGCTTGAAGGAGCAGCGGAAGACGGCCAGCGACGGCCGCACGCCTGCGTCTTGGCAGAGCGCGACGAAGCCCACCAAGACGCGCCACCCGCTGGGCGCGAGCTGGCCGGGCGCGAGGCCGTAGTGTTTGAGCGCGTCGACGAAGAAGTCGTGCAGAGGGAAGCGCACCCCGGCCTCCAGCGCGTGCGCGTACACGCACATGGACCCTCTCGGAGGCGGCCGCGTGGATGCGCACAGGTCGCCGGCCGGAAGCCCGGCGAACTCCCTCCGCACGCCGAACTTCTTGAGGAGGTCGTCGACGGCTTCCTGGGTTTGGAGCGACGACGTGTAGCGGTCGGCAGCAAACCCCGAGAGCCCCATGGCTGCGGCGCCGTTGGCGGTGCCGTCGGCGTTGCCTGCATGCGTGGCGCAGGCGCGGGGAGAGAGAGGTGGGGCGGCGCCTGGGATCTTAACGGAGGACGAGTGGAAGTCCTTGGAGGAAGGCATCATGAAGTTCTTGGGTGTGCTCGCTCGCTCCGGGGTGGAAGAGAAGTAGTATTTTGGTGAGCCTGCCTCTATGCTCTATGGTAGTATACCGTTGAAAGGGCAACAAAGGCACATGCACACTCGCACACCGCCCTGTTCATAGGACCTGCTTGAGTATTTGCCTAGTTTAATGTCCTTGGAATATGTGCCGTCACTCGTTAGTGAGATTAATTAGGCGCGTATACGCTTTGAACTTCAGAGCGGGGGCTCCAAGGCACATGCACACTCGCACACCTGCTTGAGTGAGCTGACTACGGGCTTTTCTGAGGGGTTTTTAGTGGCTACGCATGGTACGATGTGTCTCGGTTCGTCGTTGTTCACTGAGCGGAGCGAGCTGGTAGGAGCGTGCATGCGCGTAACTCGTTGACCTTTTTTTTTTGCCTGAAGTAGCTTTTGTAGCATGCGCAGCCATTATTTGACCCTTTATTTCTTTGTTCAATTTATTTTCATTGTGTTTTTTTACGTGGGGGCTTTCTTTTGCATTTTGTGCTCATTTCAAGGCACTTGTTACAGAAAAATGCATCGTACTCAGCTCATTATTCTTTTTCGATGTGGATTGTTTGtcctttttgtttttgttttctctAGTAActttttctcttttattttggtaaTTTTTCTACACCAAAAATAAGGCGTATAGATCGCAAAGAATTTTGAACATTGGATTTACAAATTCTCATTAGATGTAAAATGGTTAAGTCCCAGTTAATTCCCTAAATGTACAATTCATACGCCCATATTCATGTTTTTCCGGCCAGCTTTTGTGTCATTTAGCGGTGTGCCATGTTTACGTGTCACATGAAGCCCACACCCCCACCCCTGGGTTGTTGTTCCTTTCTGTCCGATCCATGGGTGGGATGTGTTTACCTCTGTGTGGGTTGCATTTTATATGTTGTGAGAACAACCATTtcattttttgtttgtttttctcgAGAAGTTGGTGGAAACAAATGAGAGGGAGAGAGTCGTGATAGAGAGACGCGTGATATGTGAGGTTTAATCATTCTCCATTCTCTCTTCGTCTCGTCTATTAACTAGTTTCTCACTCACTTTAATTTTTTTGTTTCATCAATTATTTTcatttaattttattttataTTGTTGTTGGGGAGGACAACGAGTTGGGATTTCAAGAGAGCATTTGACTCACAACTGGGTCGTAGTTTCTTTCATCCCAATTGCAAAATCGTCACTGATTCACAACCGGGCCTGTGGTTTGTTTTtcatcccagttgcaagtccatcaATGACTCATAACTGGGCTCATAATCTGTagttgtcccagttgcaagtccaccctcgacttgCAACTCGTATCATAGTTTTATATAGTTATCTCGGTTATAAGTCCAACCTCGACTCGCAACTATGTCTGTAGTTTGTTTTATCCCAATTGCAAGCCCACCCTTGACTCACAACTGGGCATGTGTTTTGTCTTTCATTCCAGTTGCAAGTCCATCATTGACTCATAACTGAGACTGTAGTTTGTTTCATCCCAGTTACAAGTCAACCCTTGACTCGCAACTGAGCTCATAGTTTCGTAGTTGTCCAAGTTGCAAGTCCACCTTCGACTCGCAActgggtgaaggaaatatgccctagaggtaataataaagttgttatttatatttccttatatcatgataaatgtttattattcatgctagaattgtattaaccggaaacttagtacatgtgtgaatacattgagaaacagagtgtccctagtatgcctctaatagactagctcgttgatcaaagatggttgagtttcctagccatagacatgtgttgtcatttgatgaacgggatcacatcattagagaatgatgtgatggacaacaaccatccgttagcttagcactatgatcgtttagtttattgctattgctttcgtCATGACTTATAtgtgttcctatgactatgagattatgcaactcccgaatactggaggaacaccttgcgtgctatcaaacatcaaaacgtaactgggtgattataaagatgctctacaagtgtctccgatggtgtttgttgaattggcatagatctagattaggatttgtcactccgattgtgagagaggtatctttgggccctctcggtaatgcacatcactataagccttgcaagcaatgtgactaatgagttaattACGGGATGATGCGTcaaggaacgagtaaagagacttgccagtaatgagattgaactaggtatgatgataccaacgatcgaatctcaggcaagtaacataccgatgacaaagggaacaacgtatgttgttgtgcggtttgaccgataaagatcttcgtagaatatgtaggaaccaatattagaatccaggttccgctattggttattgaccggagatgtgtcacggtcatgtctacatagttctcgaacccgtagggtgcgcacgcttaacgttcgatgacgatatgtattatgacTTATGTGATTTGATATACTaaaggtttttcggagtcccgggtgtgatcacggacatgacgaggagtctcgaaatggccgagacataaagattgatatattggaccatgtagttgggacaccggaagtgttccagagagtttcggataaaaccggagtgccggagggttactagaacacccccccccccgaagttaatgggccaccatgggccttagaggagagagggctggccaggaggtggcgcacgcccccctccttctctccccttcctccttccttcccctcctagttggactaggaaaggggggaacctactcctaaaggagtaggattcccccccctagggcgcgccccatGAGGCCGGCTGGGCCCCTcttcccctcctttatatacgggggagggggcaccccatagacacacaagttgatttctttgCCGTGTGTcatgcccccctccacagatttccacctcggtcatattgtcgtagtgcttaggcgaagccctgcgtcggtaacttcatcatcatcgtcaccacgccgtcgtgctgacgaaactctccctcggccttaGCTAGATctggagttcgagggacgtcaccgagctgaacgtgtgcagatcacggaggtgtcgtacattcggtgcttgatcggttggattgtgaagacgttcgactacatcaaccacgttactaaacgcttccgctttcggtctacgagggtacgtagacacactctcccctctcattgctatgcatctcctagatagatcttgcttgatcgtaggattttttttgaaatactgcgttcctcaacagtggcatccgagccaggtctatgcatagatgttatatgcacgagtagaacacaaagagttgtgggcgataatagtcatactgcttaccagcatgtcatactttgattcggcggtattgttggatgaggcggcccagaccgacattacatgatcgtgttcatgagactggtt belongs to Triticum urartu cultivar G1812 chromosome 7, Tu2.1, whole genome shotgun sequence and includes:
- the LOC125525795 gene encoding uncharacterized protein LOC125525795, which gives rise to MTKSLRAEKVKTEPDSDRPPALSGKKIKQEEATSKEGPRRSELSSLPLDDRIGSASCRCSPPGFGPTPRYFPVPEPYASGEEGAAGATDWTAPRKLLESVLTPSQKRELTEAKPSDVFAYTHSALLQVYTQQIAPC
- the LOC125518443 gene encoding uncharacterized protein LOC125518443, translating into MPSSKDFHSSSVKIPGAAPPLSPRACATHAGNADGTANGAAAMGLSGFAADRYTSSLQTQEAVDDLLKKFGVRREFAGLPAGDLCASTRPPPRGSMCVYAHALEAGVRFPLHDFFVDALKHYGLAPGQLAPSGWRVLVGFVALCQDAGVRPSLAVFRCSFKLVMFDLLRGWYCFQSKDVAMSIFTGLTSSNSDEGWKEGFFFLTSPDQWPCPVHWRETASTSSTTNPVLTTEDEASALKLLGDRVLPIDLGTYLSEKVNLGAAFFSSLTGASPVPPPPQQSHRSSGDKGKNVLPTLHSVQKYMRSVR